The following proteins come from a genomic window of Maribacter sp. HTCC2170:
- a CDS encoding phage holin family protein, with amino-acid sequence MKFILRILLSALAVVVLAKVLPGVGVDTYTTALIVAVVLSILNFIVKPILVILTLPVTIVTFGLFLLIINAIIILLADNLIAGFMVNSIWWALLFSLLLSFLQSILFSLLKEDK; translated from the coding sequence ATGAAATTCATTCTACGTATTCTTTTAAGTGCCTTGGCAGTAGTTGTTTTAGCAAAGGTTTTGCCCGGGGTTGGAGTTGACACCTATACCACGGCGTTAATTGTTGCAGTAGTCTTAAGTATATTGAATTTTATAGTGAAACCAATCTTGGTTATATTAACCTTACCGGTCACCATTGTCACCTTTGGCCTTTTCTTATTGATTATCAATGCCATTATCATTCTATTGGCAGATAATCTTATCGCCGGGTTTATGGTAAACAGCATATGGTGGGCGCTGCTTTTCAGTCTTCTTCTATCCTTTTTACAATCAATCCTTTTTTCCTTGTTGAAGGAAGACAAATAA